In Methanosarcina barkeri MS, a single window of DNA contains:
- a CDS encoding AI-2E family transporter, translating to MRLSQSPDGVSQIIANRWKIGAALAVALLLYFAFLILLPLADGIVLGIVFAYIARPIRVKFKKHRKIGALVASLCIFIPIVFIVGAGIVEILNQVSWIIGHKTAVAASILNIINSLNIPDRIIESINSAIWDLFTSLLPAVGSIGFLSYAQSIGLFFINFVISIIFCYFILADGDRLYCAFLGVIPKEYKEVVNRYAHHLDIILKGVFIGNAYSALIVSVTSVIVFYAFGFTHVLALATLIFIASIIPLFAGYMVLLPLALLRYFELGFKSAATFFIVSSIIIYGPPELILRPYLTSLQSKIHPMLLMLAFLGGAFVGGIAGFFAAPILLGALVAAYRVYQDHTHPELAETCADLKKMGHPNKAGSEK from the coding sequence ATGAGACTAAGCCAAAGCCCTGACGGCGTAAGTCAGATCATAGCCAACCGATGGAAAATTGGAGCAGCACTGGCTGTAGCGCTGCTTCTGTACTTTGCATTTCTAATTCTGCTGCCCCTCGCAGATGGAATCGTGCTTGGCATAGTCTTTGCTTACATTGCCAGGCCTATCCGGGTAAAATTCAAAAAGCACAGAAAAATAGGAGCACTCGTTGCCAGTTTGTGCATATTCATCCCTATAGTGTTTATTGTCGGGGCAGGTATTGTTGAGATCCTTAACCAGGTCTCCTGGATTATTGGACATAAGACGGCAGTTGCGGCATCAATTCTAAATATCATAAACTCTCTGAACATTCCGGATAGAATCATAGAAAGTATTAATTCTGCCATATGGGACCTCTTTACCTCGCTGCTCCCTGCAGTAGGCAGTATAGGATTTCTTTCATATGCCCAGAGTATCGGTCTATTTTTCATTAATTTTGTAATCTCGATCATTTTCTGCTATTTTATACTCGCTGATGGGGATCGGCTTTACTGCGCATTTCTTGGTGTGATCCCAAAAGAGTACAAAGAAGTTGTAAACCGTTACGCGCATCATCTTGATATAATCCTTAAAGGAGTTTTCATAGGCAATGCATACTCTGCTCTAATAGTAAGCGTAACCTCAGTTATTGTTTTCTACGCTTTTGGATTTACCCATGTGCTTGCCCTGGCGACCCTCATCTTCATAGCTTCGATAATTCCTCTTTTTGCCGGTTACATGGTGCTATTGCCTCTAGCTTTACTGCGGTACTTTGAGTTAGGGTTTAAAAGCGCAGCTACTTTCTTTATAGTATCCTCAATCATTATCTACGGCCCTCCAGAGCTGATTCTCAGGCCCTATCTGACCAGCCTGCAGTCCAAGATTCACCCGATGCTGCTTATGCTTGCCTTCTTGGGCGGGGCTTTTGTCGGAGGGATTGCAGGATTTTTTGCAGCCCCTATTCTTCTCGGGGCTCTGGTTGCGGCTTACAGGGTTTATCAAGATCACACCCATCCGGAACTTGCCGAGACCTGCGCAGACCTCAAGAAAATGGGACATCCCAATAAAGCTGGCTCGGAAAAGTAA
- a CDS encoding phosphoadenosine phosphosulfate reductase domain-containing protein, with the protein MQQKKEKLQVSGSQKTDKSYQGTKKARNSDNKTSRTLDNKASRTSDRKNSRTRQSRVKNKSPGFKGKPSEGKHTSGKSAGYKGSQDLVPAKKKNVQRFEYEDNKIFWCEKCNLPLIGEKCGICGSKGEVLQLSQPADVRFCSPYEQEIIDRQLHSAFGCNPLGDKLILLNKIPGEDKTDEVLVNGFIFGILRFELSKMDYSFEPSLQGAKILLKHAKSRKVELKKTKRHLNGKNVTAESVEAFDSNIKAGDFVLVTAGSLTGYGVSLVDGADFSGLKNLPEPENRTELESSSGARTKVESSTGTGTKVLRIRKIDSSEALLRPETLDLAACIEANKKHLQVLGKNAINTIRGIISRKEYKNLPVYVSFSGGKDSLVVLDLARASLKQRELKAFFLNTGIEFPETVEFVRNFCREREISLIEANAGSTFWEQVGKFGPPAKDFRWCCKVCKLASAGNFDTQKEASSRKGNSDVAYLTIDGKRKHESFSRARIAASETNPFVPAQLNIFPIRDWKAIEVWLYIHWRQLSYNPLYDLGFERVGCWLCPSALAAEYARVKDLHPEMYAKWNAFLLEWAKSRGLSEKFVEHGFWRWKELPPKMLKLAKELEISVLAREKTEDFEIEVVSGISPCRAGGYSIEAAVKGIREKEAASFINVLGNTIYAEDLGMLLVKTGTGTVKFFSNGNLLASSETKEKAVSLFKEAAKQFTRLSRCTGCGICVKACPVGAASLEGKMPHVSEACIRCGKCTESCVVTRYFDKLVPDLDQKLKV; encoded by the coding sequence ATGCAGCAGAAAAAAGAAAAACTCCAGGTTTCGGGCTCACAGAAAACAGATAAAAGTTATCAGGGCACAAAGAAAGCCCGGAATTCGGATAATAAAACTTCCCGAACCTTGGATAATAAAGCTTCCAGAACTTCAGATAGAAAAAACTCTCGGACACGGCAAAGCAGGGTAAAAAACAAATCTCCAGGTTTTAAAGGAAAGCCTTCTGAGGGAAAACACACTTCCGGCAAAAGCGCTGGCTATAAAGGAAGTCAGGACTTGGTCCCTGCGAAGAAAAAGAACGTCCAGCGTTTTGAGTATGAAGACAATAAAATTTTCTGGTGCGAAAAATGTAACTTGCCTCTTATAGGAGAAAAATGTGGAATATGCGGCAGCAAAGGGGAAGTCCTTCAACTCTCTCAGCCTGCAGATGTTCGTTTTTGCTCTCCTTACGAGCAAGAAATCATAGACAGGCAGCTTCACTCAGCTTTTGGTTGCAATCCTCTTGGAGATAAGCTAATTCTTCTAAACAAAATCCCAGGAGAAGACAAAACTGATGAAGTGCTCGTAAATGGCTTTATTTTCGGAATTCTCCGGTTTGAGCTCTCTAAAATGGATTACAGTTTTGAACCCTCTCTCCAGGGCGCAAAAATTCTCCTGAAACATGCTAAAAGCAGGAAAGTCGAGCTTAAGAAAACAAAACGGCACCTTAACGGAAAAAATGTCACAGCAGAATCTGTTGAAGCTTTCGACAGCAATATAAAAGCAGGAGACTTTGTCCTTGTTACTGCAGGCAGTCTGACAGGCTATGGAGTTTCTTTAGTTGACGGCGCGGATTTTTCGGGCCTGAAAAACCTGCCTGAGCCCGAGAACCGGACTGAATTGGAGTCTTCAAGCGGAGCCAGGACAAAAGTGGAATCTTCAACCGGAACCGGAACAAAAGTTCTCAGGATCAGGAAGATTGATAGCAGTGAAGCGTTACTTCGTCCTGAGACTCTGGATCTTGCGGCATGCATAGAGGCAAACAAAAAACATCTCCAGGTGCTTGGGAAGAATGCAATCAATACTATTCGCGGGATTATTTCCAGGAAAGAATATAAAAACCTGCCTGTTTATGTCTCCTTCAGCGGCGGGAAAGACAGTCTTGTGGTGCTTGACCTGGCGCGGGCGTCCCTTAAGCAAAGGGAGCTCAAAGCTTTCTTCCTGAACACAGGGATTGAGTTCCCGGAAACTGTCGAGTTTGTACGAAATTTTTGCCGGGAAAGGGAAATTTCACTCATAGAGGCAAATGCAGGTTCCACTTTCTGGGAGCAGGTAGGAAAATTCGGGCCTCCTGCAAAGGATTTTCGCTGGTGCTGTAAGGTCTGCAAGCTTGCATCAGCAGGGAACTTCGATACACAGAAAGAAGCCTCATCTCGAAAAGGAAACAGTGATGTGGCTTATCTTACAATTGACGGTAAGCGTAAGCACGAATCGTTCTCAAGGGCAAGGATTGCAGCAAGTGAGACAAATCCTTTTGTCCCTGCCCAGCTCAACATCTTTCCTATAAGGGATTGGAAGGCGATTGAGGTGTGGCTTTACATACACTGGAGGCAGCTCTCCTACAATCCTCTCTATGACCTTGGCTTTGAAAGGGTAGGCTGCTGGCTTTGCCCGTCTGCCCTTGCTGCAGAATACGCCAGGGTAAAAGACCTGCACCCTGAAATGTATGCAAAGTGGAACGCTTTTCTGCTGGAGTGGGCAAAGTCCAGAGGGCTGTCCGAAAAATTCGTAGAGCATGGGTTCTGGCGCTGGAAAGAACTGCCTCCCAAGATGTTAAAACTGGCTAAAGAGTTAGAGATTTCCGTGCTTGCCAGAGAAAAAACTGAAGACTTTGAAATTGAAGTCGTGTCAGGAATTTCTCCCTGCCGGGCAGGAGGCTATTCAATAGAAGCAGCTGTGAAGGGCATCAGGGAAAAAGAAGCTGCAAGCTTCATCAATGTTCTCGGAAACACGATTTATGCGGAAGACCTGGGGATGTTGCTGGTTAAAACCGGGACCGGAACTGTAAAGTTTTTTTCGAACGGGAATCTGCTTGCAAGTTCGGAAACAAAGGAAAAAGCAGTTTCACTTTTTAAGGAGGCTGCAAAGCAGTTTACAAGGCTTTCTCGCTGTACTGGCTGTGGGATCTGTGTAAAAGCCTGTCCTGTAGGGGCGGCTTCTCTCGAAGGGAAAATGCCGCATGTAAGCGAAGCCTGCATCAGATGCGGAAAATGTACAGAGTCCTGTGTGGTAACTCGATACTTTGATAAGCTCGTACCTGACCTGGATCAAAAGTTAAAGGTGTGA
- a CDS encoding NAD(P)/FAD-dependent oxidoreductase: MKYDVVVVGAGPVGSTAARYAALNGAKVLLLEEHAFIGSPVSCTGLLSTRAVAECELKPSDEFVFNSVRGAFVHAPDGQCLPIDGKQTKAYVVSRKNFDRALAIRAVEEGVELSLRTRAVGLEMPSPKTDKEEQQNSTVKLKVLKNGKPETICTSTVIGADGVKSRIASYAGLEKPASVLPGIQIEAPYASDDSDFVELFPGSVAPGFFAWTVPVNEKISRIALALEPGLAWKNGHEENSPLSYLENFLRSNPHVKERYSGGMLDFVVGGIPIGPQKKTVSDGVLLVGDAAGQTKPTSGGGVYTGAFAAKIAGKVAAQAALEGDTSAKRLAEYDQLWRKGLERELEIGMKIHDYIGKLEDRQFNDLIGSLNTPSILNTITEYGDMDHPSILLRKLMFSGNSFRLMKAFGTFLRTLF; this comes from the coding sequence ATGAAATATGATGTTGTTGTGGTTGGAGCCGGGCCAGTGGGATCCACTGCAGCTCGCTATGCAGCCCTGAATGGGGCCAAGGTTCTCCTGCTTGAAGAGCATGCTTTCATAGGGTCGCCTGTAAGCTGTACCGGACTTTTGAGCACCAGAGCGGTTGCAGAGTGTGAGCTCAAGCCTTCGGACGAGTTTGTGTTCAATTCCGTGCGTGGAGCCTTTGTACATGCTCCAGATGGGCAATGCCTGCCAATCGATGGAAAGCAGACCAAAGCGTATGTAGTCTCGCGGAAAAACTTCGACCGCGCCCTTGCAATAAGGGCTGTGGAAGAAGGTGTGGAACTCTCTCTCAGGACAAGAGCTGTAGGACTCGAAATGCCGAGTCCAAAAACCGATAAAGAGGAACAGCAAAATTCTACGGTAAAACTCAAGGTACTGAAAAACGGCAAACCTGAAACAATATGCACATCCACCGTGATAGGGGCAGACGGTGTAAAAAGCCGGATAGCCAGCTATGCAGGACTTGAAAAGCCTGCCAGCGTACTTCCGGGGATCCAGATAGAAGCCCCTTATGCCTCGGATGACAGCGACTTTGTTGAACTTTTTCCGGGTTCTGTTGCTCCAGGCTTTTTTGCCTGGACTGTACCTGTTAATGAAAAAATTTCAAGGATTGCACTTGCCCTTGAACCTGGGCTTGCCTGGAAAAATGGGCACGAAGAGAACTCTCCTCTTTCTTATCTTGAGAATTTCCTCCGCTCCAACCCTCATGTAAAAGAGAGATACTCAGGAGGTATGCTTGATTTTGTAGTGGGTGGAATCCCGATAGGCCCTCAGAAAAAAACGGTATCTGATGGGGTTCTGCTGGTTGGTGATGCGGCAGGGCAGACAAAACCAACATCAGGAGGAGGAGTCTACACCGGGGCTTTTGCGGCAAAAATTGCTGGAAAGGTTGCTGCACAGGCTGCCCTTGAAGGAGATACCTCGGCAAAGCGGCTTGCCGAGTATGACCAGCTCTGGCGGAAGGGTCTTGAAAGAGAGCTTGAAATAGGCATGAAAATCCATGATTACATCGGGAAACTTGAAGACAGGCAGTTCAATGACCTTATAGGTTCGCTAAACACCCCTTCGATTCTCAACACGATTACCGAGTACGGAGACATGGACCATCCTTCTATCCTTCTGAGAAAGCTTATGTTTTCAGGAAATTCCTTCAGACTTATGAAAGCTTTCGGAACATTCTTAAGGACACTCTTTTGA
- a CDS encoding Glu/Leu/Phe/Val dehydrogenase dimerization domain-containing protein, translated as MQYNEALGPAKGGVRFHPDVTMETTRALAALMTWKCVLHKLPLGGAKGGVICNPKELSHREIERLSRVYIRGIYQIIGPERDIPAPDVYTNP; from the coding sequence GTGCAGTACAATGAAGCTCTGGGCCCTGCAAAGGGGGGCGTACGTTTTCATCCTGACGTTACTATGGAAACTACGAGAGCCCTTGCAGCCCTCATGACCTGGAAATGTGTCCTTCATAAGCTGCCCCTTGGAGGAGCAAAAGGCGGGGTTATTTGTAACCCAAAAGAACTTTCACATCGGGAAATCGAGCGCCTGAGCAGGGTCTACATACGTGGGATTTACCAGATAATAGGTCCGGAGAGAGATATCCCTGCCCCTGATGTTTATACAAATCCGTAG
- a CDS encoding rubredoxin, translated as MTQMYRCGNCGYLYNPDRGDSSQSIAPDTPFQGLPKSWKCPRCGAPKEKFKKV; from the coding sequence ATGACTCAAATGTACAGATGCGGCAATTGCGGATACCTTTACAACCCTGATCGTGGGGATTCCTCACAATCCATAGCTCCGGATACGCCTTTTCAAGGTCTCCCAAAATCATGGAAATGTCCGAGATGCGGAGCCCCCAAAGAGAAGTTTAAAAAAGTTTAA
- a CDS encoding ASCH domain-containing protein, with translation MEDLNLLSRKLENMSINELSEYVRENYPENEELWVGPKKIIIRKILNFERNRMNAEDL, from the coding sequence GTGGAGGATCTCAATCTACTCAGTAGAAAACTTGAAAATATGAGCATAAATGAGCTTTCGGAGTATGTAAGGGAAAATTACCCTGAAAATGAGGAGCTATGGGTAGGACCTAAAAAAATAATCATTAGAAAAATTCTTAACTTTGAAAGAAACAGGATGAACGCAGAAGATTTATAA
- a CDS encoding sensor histidine kinase produces MSSGFTLVYSDNGSCFPEEVDFKNSKTLGLQLVNALVEQINGTIELERGNETKYTARFEDKR; encoded by the coding sequence TTGTCTTCCGGTTTTACTCTTGTCTACTCGGACAACGGGAGCTGTTTTCCGGAAGAAGTGGATTTCAAAAATTCGAAAACTCTGGGCTTGCAACTTGTAAATGCTCTCGTTGAACAGATTAACGGAACAATTGAGCTTGAAAGAGGGAACGAAACAAAATACACTGCCAGGTTTGAAGATAAAAGATAA